The Helianthus annuus cultivar XRQ/B chromosome 16, HanXRQr2.0-SUNRISE, whole genome shotgun sequence genome includes a window with the following:
- the LOC110915569 gene encoding BES1/BZR1 homolog protein 3 isoform X2, whose amino-acid sequence MTSGTRLPTWKERENNKRRERRRRAIAAKIFAGLRVYGNYKLPKHCDNNEVLKALCNEAGWIVEEDGTTYRKGCKPVERIENMGGSASPSPCSSSYQPSPNASSYNFSPTSSSIPSPGSTVYASNKNPDPNSLIPWLKNLSSGSSSSKFPHHLYIASGSVSAPVTPPISSPTCQTPRINDIDDQPRSSLWPGPNYHIPGIRTPPDSGWLSGVQTPQEGPSSPTFSLVASNHQFGFKEAFAGQMWTPGQSGTCSPAVNGGVDQTADVPMSDVISSEFAFGSNMKGLVKPWEGERIHEECVSDDLELTLGNPGTR is encoded by the exons ATGACGTCAGGAACGAGACTGCCGACGTGGAAGGAGAGAGAGAATAATAAACGGAGAGAACGACGTCGTAGAGCAATCGCTGCTAAGATATTCGCCGGACTTAGGGTTTACGGTAACTACAAGCTTCCAAAGCACTGTGATAACAACGAGGTGTTGAAAGCGCTCTGTAATGAAGCTGGATGGATCGTTGAAGAAGACGGAACTACTTATCGTAAG gGTTGTAAACCGGTTGAACGTATAGAAAATATGGGTGGATCCGCATCACCAAGCCCGTGTTCTTCGTCATACCAACCGAGCCCGAATGCTTCTTCATACAATTTCAGCCCAACTTCATCATCCATTCCGAGCCCAGGCTCAACCGTTTACGCTTCTAATAAAAATCCCGACCCGAATTCTCTTATCCCATGGCTAAAAAACCTCTCGTCGGGTTCATCGTCTTCCAAATTCCCACATCATCTCTATATTGCCAGCGGTTCAGTAAGCGCACCTGTTACCCCTCCCATAAGTTCACCGACGTGTCAGACTCCGAGAATTAACGACATTGATGATCAACCCAGATCTTCTCTATGGCCCGGCCCGAACTATCATATCCCGGGTATCCGAACACCACCTGACTCAGGATGGCTCTCGGGTGTTCAAACCCCGCAAGAAGGGCCATCGTCACCCACATTCAGCCTCGTTGCATCAAACCATCAGTTTGGGTTCAAGGAGGCGTTTGCGGGTCAGATGTGGACCCCGGGTCAAAGTGGGACGTGCTCTCCTGCAGTCAATGGTGGCGTTGACCAAACAGCTGATGTCCCGATGTCGGATGTGATTTCGTCTGAGTTTGCTTTTGGGAGTAACATGAAGGGTCTAGTGAAACCTTGGGAAGGAGAGAGGATCCATGAGGAATGTGTTTCTGATGATCTCGAGCTTACCCTTGGGAATCCCGGTACTAGGTAA
- the LOC110915569 gene encoding BES1/BZR1 homolog protein 3 isoform X1, with translation MTSGTRLPTWKERENNKRRERRRRAIAAKIFAGLRVYGNYKLPKHCDNNEVLKALCNEAGWIVEEDGTTYRKGCKPVERIENMGGSASPSPCSSSYQPSPNASSYNFSPTSSSIPSPGSTVYASNKNPDPNSLIPWLKNLSSGSSSSKFPHHLYIASGSVSAPVTPPISSPTCQTPRINDIDDQPRSSLWPGPNYHIPGIRTPPDSGWLSGVQTPQEGPSSPTFSLVASNHQFGFKEAFAGQMWTPGQSGTCSPAVNGGVDQTADVPMSDVISSEFAFGSNMKGLVKPWEGERIHEECVSDDLELTLGNPGTR, from the exons ATGACGTCAGGAACGAGACTGCCGACGTGGAAGGAGAGAGAGAATAATAAACGGAGAGAACGACGTCGTAGAGCAATCGCTGCTAAGATATTCGCCGGACTTAGGGTTTACGGTAACTACAAGCTTCCAAAGCACTGTGATAACAACGAGGTGTTGAAAGCGCTCTGTAATGAAGCTGGATGGATCGTTGAAGAAGACGGAACTACTTATCGTAAG gGTTGTAAACCGGTTGAACGTATAGAAAATATGGGTGGATCCGCATCACCAAGCCCGTGTTCTTCGTCATACCAACCGAGCCCGAATGCTTCTTCATACAATTTCAGCCCAACTTCATCATCCATTCCGAGCCCAGGCTCAACCGTTTACGCTTCTAATAAAAATCCCGACCCGAATTCTCTTATCCCATGGCTAAAAAACCTCTCGTCGGGTTCATCGTCTTCCAAATTCCCACATCATCTCTATATTGCCAGCGGTTCAGTAAGCGCACCTGTTACCCCTCCCATAAGTTCACCGACGTGTCAGACTCCGAGAATTAACGACATTGATGATCAACCCAGATCTTCTCTATGGCCCGGCCCGAACTATCATATCCCGGGTATCCGAACACCACCTGACTCAGGATGGCTCTCGGGTGTTCAAACCCCGCAAGAAGGGCCATCGTCACCCACATTCAGCCTCGTTGCATCAAACCATCAGTTTGGGTTCAAGGAGGCGTTTGCGGGTCAGATGTGGACCCCGGGTCAAAGTGGGACGTGCTCTCCTGCAGTCAATGGTGGCGTTGACCAAACAGCTGATGTCCCGATGTCGGATGTGATTTCGTCTGAGTTTGCTTTTGGGAGTAACATGAAGGGTCTAGTGAAACCTTGGGAAGGAGAGAGGATCCATGAGGAATGTGTTTCTGATGATCTCGAGCTTACCCTTGGGAATCCCGGTACTAG ATAA
- the LOC110919880 gene encoding uncharacterized protein LOC110919880, whose amino-acid sequence MARADFQFSTIGALNQNSEQKFVIIVGTIKSFASEDSWFYNACRNCNRKVTTKTISKEKQDGSDGFEDVVVLECKDDGCNSKTVYSVPRIKVPIRVQDCTGIVTLTLFEREVLKLLKVNASQLLDKNLDLANEGNFPPELNALLNRKFAFKIAIGSFNIQNKSDGYSVSKLTDNPTVISELEAEIISGGNIGTRTYIPRISLIPSDKKIPFEFQRRQFPLAVCFAMTINKSHGQSLSRVGLYLKQPVFTHGQLYVALSRVKTRQGVKLLILDNDGKPTNKTTNVVYKEVFRDL is encoded by the exons ATGGCACGAGCAG ATTTTCAGTTCAGTACTATTGGAGCTTTAAATCAAAATTCGGAG CAAAAGTTTGTAATTATTGTTGGAACTATCAAGAGTTTTGCTTCCGAGGATTCTTGGTTTTACAATGCTTGCAGAAATTGTAATCGAAAGGTCACCACAAAAACAATTTCAAAAGAAAAGCAAGATGGTTCCGATGGTTTTGAGGATGTTGTGGTTCTGGAGTGTAAGGACGATGGCTGTAACAGTAAGACTGTTTACTCCGTTCCGAG GATCAAGGTTCCGATACGGGTTCAGGATTGTACAGGGATTGTGACGCTCACCCTATTTGAGCGTGAGGTGCTTAAGCTGTTGAAGGTTAACGCGAGTCAGCTGTTGGATAAGAACCTTGAT TTAGCTAACGAAGGGAATTTTCCGCCTGAACTCAATGCTCTACTCAACAGGAAGTTTGCATTCAAGATAGCCATAGGTTCTTTTAACATACAAAACAAATCGGATGGTTACTCTGTTTCGAAATTAACTGACAATCCAACCGTGATTTCCGAACTAGAAGCCGAGATAATATCCGGAGGGAACATAGGCACTCGCACTTATATACCAAGGATTAGTTTGATACCTTCTGATAAAAAAATTCCTTTTGAGTTTCAAAGGAGACAATTTCCGTTGGCTGTTTGTTTCGCAATGACTATTAACAAGAGCCATGGACAATCACTGTCTAGAGTTGGTCTGTATCTGAAACAGCCAGTTTTCACCCACGGTCAGCTGTATGTTGCTTTATCGAGAGTTAAAACCAGACAAGGAGTTAAACTTCTGATTTTGGACAATGACGGCAAACCTACTAATAAAACGACAAATGTAGTTTACAAAGAAGTATTTCGTGACTTGTGA
- the LOC110916904 gene encoding carboxy-terminal domain RNA polymerase II polypeptide A small phosphatase 2, with the protein MVSKAKKSRGSPATHTLRRRKKTPVTAATKTASVVVASINKSIYTCHRRLIKIFSKLVRIATPKSKSSVKKGYKILKKFPRDDHIAGVRRSLFQDTTNALLPPLICSNKKTVFLDLDETLIHSVPASGLIRPRNYDFVVKPLLDGERVTFYVTKRPFVDEFLRFLSESGFEIVVFTAGIKEYASLVLDILDRDGLISYRLYRDSCKEFDGRFVKDLSNLGRDLTKGVIVDDNPNSYSLQPENAIPISPFIDDLGDEELKKLMSGFFTKCHEFEDLRDAVKYYVGNGVEDSKSIEKLIEDEIFENNKSSNFQALIEV; encoded by the coding sequence ATGGTGTCCAAAGCCAAAAAATCAAGAGGATCTCCAGCCACCCACACTCTCCGCCGCCGTAAGAAGACCCCGGTCACCGCCGCAACCAAAACCGCATCCGTCGTAGTCGCCTCCATCAACAAATCGATCTACACTTGCCACCGCCGCCTCATCAAAATCTTCTCAAAGCTCGTTCGTATCGCCACCCCGAAGAGCAAATCATCTGTTAAAAAAGggtataaaattttaaaaaaattccCTCGTGACGACCACATTGCGGGCGTCCGCCGATCCCTCTTCCAGGACACCACCAACGCCTTGCTCCCGCCCTTAATTTGTTCGAATAAGAAAACCGTGTTTCTAGACCTCGACGAAACCCTAATCCACTCGGTTCCCGCATCCGGGCTAATTCGTCCGAGAAACTACGATTTTGTAGTGAAGCCGTTGCTAGATGGTGAACGGGTTACATTTTATGTAACCAAGCGTCCGTTTGTCGATGAATTTCTTCGGTTTTTAAGCGAAAGTGGTTTCGAAATTGTGGTTTTTACCGCGGGGATCAAGGAGTATGCGTCTCTAGTGTTGGATATATTGGATCGAGACGGGTTGATTTCGTATAGGCTGTATCGGGATTCGTGTAAGGAATTCGACGGGAGGTTTGTTAAGGATTTGTCGAATTTAGGGCGGGATTTGACAAAGGGGGTGATTGTTGACGATAATCCGAATTCTTACAGTTTGCAACCCGAAAATGCGATCCCGATTAGTCCTTTTATTGATGATCTTGGAGATGAGGAGTTGAAGAAACTGATGAGTGGATTTTTTACAAAATGTCATGAGTTTGAGGATTTAAGGGATGCTGTGAAATATTATGTTGGAAATGGAGTTGAAGATTCAAAGAGTATTGAGAAATTGATTGAAGATGAGATATTTGAGAATAATAAGAGTTCAAACTTTCAAGCTCTGATTGAAGTTTGa